One genomic segment of Acidobacteriota bacterium includes these proteins:
- a CDS encoding efflux RND transporter periplasmic adaptor subunit, translating to MAENERSMTRRVIWFALAVVVVALVALALRPQPVEIDVAEAMRTEMRVTLDEEGETRVRERFVVSAPVSGQILRIELEPGDSVVAGETVLATFQPVRPALLDARTKAETTARRRAAEARLGRVRAERSRVASELEFARSELRRIERLAGEQIVSEEALDAARLNVDTGQERDAAAEFAVRTAQFDLAQIRATMDPTYDDGTPAPIVMRSPIDGVVLRRLHESSAVVAAGEPLLEVADPTRLEIVSDYLSEDAVRIDPGMAVRIEDWGGSEVLHGEVRRIEPSGFTKISALGVEEQRVNVIIDFVDGQGAWQALGDGFRVEVRVVSWESADALVVPTSCLFRHEGQWALYAVHDDRAVLTPVEVGARNGLQAEILSGLDEGEAVVLYPSDSVADGVRVRPR from the coding sequence ATGGCCGAGAACGAGCGCAGCATGACGCGACGTGTGATCTGGTTCGCGCTGGCCGTGGTGGTCGTCGCGCTGGTCGCTCTGGCGCTGCGACCGCAACCCGTCGAGATCGACGTCGCAGAAGCGATGCGAACCGAGATGCGTGTCACGCTGGACGAGGAGGGCGAAACCCGCGTCCGCGAACGCTTCGTCGTCTCCGCGCCGGTCTCGGGGCAGATCCTGCGCATCGAGCTCGAGCCCGGCGACTCGGTGGTCGCAGGCGAAACCGTGCTGGCGACGTTTCAGCCGGTTCGCCCGGCGTTGCTCGATGCGCGCACGAAGGCCGAGACCACCGCCCGCCGCAGAGCGGCGGAAGCCCGGCTGGGACGGGTTCGGGCTGAGCGGTCGCGTGTCGCCTCCGAGCTGGAATTCGCTCGCTCCGAATTGCGTCGGATCGAGCGGCTGGCCGGCGAGCAGATCGTCTCCGAGGAAGCCCTCGACGCCGCAAGATTGAATGTAGATACCGGTCAGGAGCGTGACGCTGCCGCCGAATTCGCGGTTCGCACGGCCCAGTTCGATCTGGCTCAGATCCGCGCCACGATGGACCCGACCTACGACGACGGGACGCCCGCACCGATCGTCATGCGCTCGCCGATCGACGGCGTCGTGCTGCGGCGTCTGCACGAGAGTTCCGCGGTGGTCGCGGCCGGCGAACCCCTGCTCGAGGTCGCTGACCCGACGCGACTGGAGATCGTCTCCGACTATCTGTCGGAGGATGCGGTCCGCATCGATCCCGGCATGGCCGTCCGGATCGAGGACTGGGGTGGCAGCGAGGTGCTGCACGGCGAGGTGCGCCGGATCGAGCCCAGTGGATTCACCAAGATCTCCGCGCTGGGGGTCGAGGAGCAGCGGGTCAACGTGATTATTGATTTTGTCGATGGGCAAGGCGCCTGGCAGGCCCTCGGCGATGGCTTCCGTGTCGAGGTGCGTGTCGTTTCGTGGGAATCGGCCGATGCCCTCGTTGTGCCCACCAGTTGCCTGTTCCGGCACGAGGGGCAGTGGGCGCTGTATGCCGTTCACGACGATCGCGCCGTTCTCACGCCAGTGGAGGTCGGCGCACGCAATGGACTGCAGGCCGAGATCCTCTCGGGACTGGACGAGGGTGAGGCCGTCGTCCTCTACCCGTCGGATTCGGTCGCCGATGGGGTCCGGGTCCGTCCTCGATGA
- a CDS encoding glycosyltransferase family 4 protein yields MKIGLYSVQYPGDLPFGGAGVYSAELAAAMVRAGHEVHVFILSYDDCSTAVEHGVHVHRIQVPNRSFVRSILFRRRLPAALREVSDSIGGFDILHTNEQYVITGFECPTILTVHHVVAVLHQTFALPALRGDRNPWILRSERKSVGQADRIVTVSPQSKKDLIRFYPHVADKTTAVLNGVDVAAFHAADDDQTDCRERLGLRPGQLLIVSSPGNLEDERKGLKYMFEAFTQFPEGLDWKCVVLGRGSSDGYSKWLSHANVAPRVEFPGFVSREHKIDLLNAADLFTMPSLLEGCPTAMLEALAARCAVASTIVGGIPDLIRSEDQGLLVEAEDTAAFRDAMLTLLQDDQRRRRIADNNRRIALQELTWEATAEKTLAVYVNAIEERSRAAS; encoded by the coding sequence ATGAAGATCGGTCTGTACAGCGTTCAGTATCCCGGCGACCTGCCGTTCGGCGGTGCCGGCGTCTACTCGGCGGAGCTGGCCGCCGCCATGGTCCGTGCGGGGCACGAGGTCCATGTCTTCATCTTGAGCTACGACGACTGCAGCACCGCGGTCGAGCATGGCGTCCACGTTCATCGTATCCAGGTGCCGAATCGCAGCTTCGTGCGTTCAATCCTCTTCCGTCGTCGCCTCCCGGCCGCCCTTCGCGAAGTCAGCGATTCGATCGGTGGCTTCGACATCCTGCACACCAACGAGCAGTACGTGATCACGGGGTTTGAATGCCCGACGATCCTGACCGTGCATCACGTCGTCGCGGTTCTCCATCAGACTTTCGCGCTTCCGGCGCTACGCGGCGATCGGAACCCATGGATCCTCCGTTCGGAGCGCAAGTCCGTGGGGCAGGCCGATCGCATCGTGACGGTCTCGCCGCAATCGAAGAAGGACCTGATTCGTTTCTACCCCCACGTTGCCGACAAGACGACCGCGGTGTTGAACGGTGTCGATGTGGCGGCGTTTCATGCCGCCGACGACGATCAGACCGACTGTCGCGAACGTCTTGGGCTGCGACCGGGGCAGCTCCTGATCGTGTCATCGCCGGGCAATCTGGAAGACGAGCGCAAGGGACTGAAGTACATGTTCGAGGCGTTCACCCAGTTTCCGGAAGGCCTCGACTGGAAGTGTGTGGTGCTTGGCCGTGGCAGCTCGGACGGCTATTCGAAATGGCTTTCCCATGCCAACGTCGCGCCGCGGGTAGAGTTCCCGGGCTTCGTTTCCCGGGAGCACAAGATCGACCTGTTGAACGCGGCGGACCTGTTCACGATGCCCTCGTTGCTGGAGGGGTGTCCCACGGCGATGCTCGAAGCGTTGGCGGCGCGCTGCGCCGTCGCGTCGACGATCGTCGGAGGCATTCCCGATCTGATCCGTTCCGAGGATCAGGGGTTGTTGGTCGAGGCCGAGGACACCGCGGCGTTTCGTGACGCCATGTTGACGCTCCTTCAGGACGACCAGCGCCGCCGACGCATCGCAGACAACAATCGTCGCATTGCGCTGCAGGAGTTGACCTGGGAGGCGACCGCGGAGAAAACGCTGGCGGTCTATGTCAACGCGATCGAGGAGAGATCCCGAGCGGCGTCATGA
- a CDS encoding STAS domain-containing protein: MKANTRVIGHVSVVDLSGKITIGDGDIVMREKVNELLDSGNANVLLNLEKVSYMDSAGIGELVACYKRAKEKNGTVKLLNPSGKVFDLLQLTKLEEVFETYRDEKEALVSF; the protein is encoded by the coding sequence ATGAAGGCAAACACTCGCGTCATTGGTCACGTTTCGGTCGTAGACCTCAGCGGAAAGATCACCATCGGCGACGGCGACATCGTGATGCGCGAAAAGGTCAACGAGCTTCTCGATTCCGGAAACGCCAACGTGCTATTGAACCTGGAGAAGGTTTCGTACATGGATTCCGCCGGCATTGGCGAACTGGTCGCGTGCTACAAGCGAGCCAAAGAGAAGAACGGCACGGTCAAGCTGCTCAACCCGTCCGGCAAGGTCTTCGATCTGCTCCAGCTGACGAAGCTCGAGGAGGTATTCGAAACCTATCGCGACGAGAAGGAAGCGCTCGTCTCGTTCTAG
- a CDS encoding ATP-binding protein: protein MAGSDNSHRSLKLEVPSQIQYVDPVHTLAERFAKLAGFDEDTALNIGIAVREAVINGIVHGNGADPKKIVKLRLSSGDNLFEACVQDQGPGYTPDESNDPTSAENLLNTSGRGLLMIRAYVDKVEFVNDEGGLSLRLVKRLETESETSSS from the coding sequence ATGGCGGGATCCGACAACTCCCATCGTTCGCTGAAACTAGAAGTCCCGAGCCAGATCCAGTACGTCGATCCGGTCCACACCCTCGCCGAGCGTTTCGCCAAGTTGGCCGGTTTTGACGAGGATACGGCCCTGAATATCGGCATTGCGGTCCGTGAAGCGGTCATCAACGGCATCGTCCACGGCAATGGTGCCGATCCGAAGAAAATCGTCAAACTGCGACTGAGCAGCGGTGACAATCTATTTGAGGCCTGCGTCCAGGACCAGGGTCCGGGGTATACTCCCGACGAATCGAACGATCCGACTTCGGCGGAGAATCTGCTGAATACTTCGGGCCGCGGCCTCTTGATGATCCGCGCGTACGTAGATAAGGTGGAGTTTGTGAACGACGAGGGGGGACTGTCCCTACGACTCGTCAAACGCTTGGAAACTGAATCCGAAACGTCCAGTTCGTAG
- a CDS encoding ABC transporter ATP-binding protein yields MTTAEPPPTPPVFDASGVTKIYDMGEVQVHALRGVDLQLRESEFVCLLGPSGSGKSTLLNILGGLDTPTSGRVIYRGGELTEAGEAELTRYRRHHVGFVFQFYNLIPSLTARENVALVTEIAPSPMDPVEALEIVSLKDRMNHFPSQLSGGEQQRVAIARAIAKRPDVLLCDEPTGALDIQTGVLVLDAIERVNRELGTTTAVITHNAAIAQMADRVVKLADGQIASVETNDSKLRPQDLSW; encoded by the coding sequence ATGACGACCGCCGAACCGCCTCCCACCCCGCCGGTCTTCGACGCCTCGGGCGTCACGAAGATCTACGACATGGGCGAGGTGCAGGTTCATGCCCTGCGCGGAGTCGATCTTCAGCTGCGCGAATCGGAGTTCGTCTGCCTGCTGGGGCCCTCCGGTAGCGGTAAGTCGACGCTGCTGAACATCCTCGGTGGGCTGGACACGCCCACTAGCGGAAGGGTGATCTATCGCGGTGGCGAGCTGACCGAGGCGGGGGAGGCCGAGCTGACACGCTACCGGCGTCATCATGTCGGTTTCGTCTTCCAGTTCTACAACCTGATTCCCTCGCTGACCGCGCGGGAGAACGTCGCATTGGTCACAGAGATCGCGCCGAGCCCGATGGATCCCGTCGAGGCGCTCGAGATCGTCAGTCTGAAAGACCGGATGAACCACTTCCCCTCGCAGCTCTCCGGCGGTGAGCAACAGCGTGTCGCGATCGCACGGGCGATTGCCAAACGACCGGACGTGTTGTTGTGCGATGAGCCGACCGGGGCGTTGGACATCCAGACCGGGGTCCTGGTTCTGGATGCGATCGAGCGGGTCAATCGCGAGCTGGGGACGACGACCGCCGTCATCACCCACAACGCGGCCATCGCCCAGATGGCCGACCGCGTCGTGAAGTTGGCGGACGGCCAGATCGCCTCGGTAGAGACCAACGACAGCAAATTGCGACCGCAGGATTTGAGCTGGTAG
- a CDS encoding YifB family Mg chelatase-like AAA ATPase codes for MLGRVRAAVLRGIDAQLISVEVDLAGGLPTIATVGLPDSAVREGIDRVRSALRNSGFALPSRRVVINLAPAETPKRGAGLDLPIAIAILAADGHLPLSTLGKTLLCGELSLDGGLRPIRGAMAMALAAREAGIKRMVVPESNGAEAALVPDLQVLAASSLREAIQRLKAGRPTVVVEPIADRLAAACNSPACAVDLSQVQGQESARRGLEIAAAGGHHLLLVGPPGSGKTMLARRLPGILPPLDEEECLEITRIHGAAGVANGLVMTRPFRAPHHGVTPAGMTGGGVPIRPGEITLASHGVLYLDELPEFRREPLEALRQPLESGSIRVVRHREVADLPAQFQLVASMNPCPCGYADHHDGRCACSPPKIATYQSRLSGPLLDRFDLVCRMTALRGQELQDEPNESSHAVRQRVSSARERQRQRNPPERRYNGALEREELLKADRIERDARGILDDAVDRLGLSMRAYDRVLRIARTVADLDVVVRIGRGHLLEALQYRQLPARGDAS; via the coding sequence ATGTTGGGTCGTGTTCGTGCGGCGGTGTTGCGTGGAATCGACGCGCAACTGATCTCCGTCGAGGTCGATCTTGCCGGTGGGCTGCCGACGATTGCCACGGTCGGTCTCCCGGACTCTGCGGTGCGGGAGGGGATCGATCGCGTTCGCTCCGCGCTACGCAATTCCGGATTTGCCTTACCGTCCCGGCGTGTCGTCATCAATCTGGCGCCGGCGGAGACGCCCAAGCGTGGCGCGGGTCTGGACCTGCCGATCGCCATTGCGATCCTCGCCGCCGATGGGCATCTGCCATTGTCCACGTTAGGCAAGACGCTGCTGTGTGGCGAGCTGTCTCTCGATGGGGGGCTTCGACCGATCCGTGGGGCGATGGCCATGGCGTTGGCGGCCCGGGAGGCCGGGATTAAGCGGATGGTCGTCCCGGAGTCCAATGGCGCCGAGGCGGCGCTGGTTCCCGACCTGCAGGTGTTGGCGGCCAGTAGCCTGCGGGAGGCGATCCAGCGGTTGAAGGCGGGGAGACCGACGGTGGTCGTCGAGCCGATCGCCGATCGGCTTGCGGCGGCATGTAACTCACCGGCTTGTGCCGTCGATCTATCTCAGGTCCAGGGGCAGGAGAGCGCCCGTCGTGGGCTGGAGATCGCGGCGGCCGGTGGGCATCACCTGTTGTTGGTCGGGCCCCCGGGTTCCGGCAAGACGATGTTGGCCCGTCGGCTTCCCGGCATCCTCCCTCCTCTCGATGAGGAGGAGTGTCTGGAGATCACACGGATCCACGGTGCAGCGGGTGTGGCCAACGGGCTGGTGATGACTCGGCCGTTCCGTGCACCGCACCATGGAGTGACCCCGGCGGGGATGACCGGCGGTGGGGTTCCGATCCGTCCCGGTGAGATTACGCTGGCCAGTCATGGCGTGCTCTACCTGGACGAACTTCCGGAGTTCCGGCGGGAGCCGTTGGAGGCGTTGCGTCAGCCGTTGGAGTCGGGATCGATCCGGGTTGTACGGCACCGGGAGGTGGCGGATTTACCGGCACAATTCCAACTGGTCGCATCGATGAATCCGTGTCCGTGTGGATACGCGGATCATCACGATGGTCGGTGTGCCTGTTCGCCGCCGAAGATCGCCACCTATCAGAGTCGACTCTCCGGTCCGTTGCTCGACCGGTTCGATCTGGTCTGCCGGATGACTGCGTTGCGAGGGCAGGAACTTCAGGATGAGCCAAACGAGTCGTCACATGCCGTGCGTCAGCGTGTCAGTTCCGCCCGTGAGCGGCAAAGACAACGGAATCCACCGGAGCGGCGTTACAACGGTGCCCTGGAACGAGAGGAACTGCTGAAGGCCGATCGGATCGAACGCGACGCCCGTGGCATCCTCGACGACGCGGTTGACCGCCTGGGGCTCTCGATGCGTGCGTACGATCGGGTCCTGCGGATCGCACGGACCGTCGCCGATCTGGACGTGGTGGTGAGGATCGGGAGGGGACACCTCCTCGAGGCGTTGCAGTATCGGCAGTTGCCGGCTCGTGGGGATGCCTCATGA
- a CDS encoding trypsin-like peptidase domain-containing protein, whose product MMQEFARLTKAFSILWVLALTVVAFGDTGLTDGERRDINNFEMASPSTVYIRQLAVRRSLFSLDETAYERGAGSGFVWDKDGHIVTNFHVIQTNDRSTRYSITLWDQSDWEARLVGLSPSKDLAVLKIDAPRDRLVPLNIGTSSNLAVGQRVLALGNPFGLDQTLTVGIVSALGRDLQSPDGRTIHDVIQTDAAINPGNSGGPLLDSSGRLIGVNTAIASPSGGSAGIGFAIPVDTVARLVPELIEFGQEIRSGIGVTVLSDHRARRYGLEGIVITEVQAGQPAEKAGIEPVRVNARGKIVGDIIVGVDGKRVRQLSELMDAFEEAGGAGSQVTLTLDNGGQRREVRLPLIEIRP is encoded by the coding sequence ATGATGCAAGAGTTCGCCAGATTGACCAAGGCCTTTTCGATTCTGTGGGTGTTGGCTCTGACCGTTGTCGCCTTTGGCGACACGGGTCTGACCGACGGCGAGCGCCGCGATATCAACAATTTCGAGATGGCGTCGCCCTCGACCGTCTACATCCGACAGCTGGCCGTAAGGAGAAGTCTGTTCTCCCTCGACGAGACGGCCTACGAGCGAGGCGCGGGTTCCGGATTCGTCTGGGACAAGGATGGCCACATCGTCACCAACTTTCACGTCATTCAGACCAACGACCGCTCGACTCGCTACTCGATCACCCTCTGGGATCAGTCCGACTGGGAGGCCCGGCTCGTGGGGCTCTCACCCAGTAAAGATCTGGCGGTCCTGAAGATCGACGCACCACGGGATCGTCTCGTCCCGTTGAACATCGGGACCTCGTCCAATCTGGCGGTGGGGCAACGGGTGTTGGCCCTCGGCAATCCGTTCGGACTCGATCAGACGTTGACCGTCGGCATCGTCAGCGCGCTCGGGCGAGACCTGCAGTCCCCGGATGGGCGAACGATCCACGACGTGATCCAGACCGACGCGGCGATCAATCCGGGAAACTCCGGTGGGCCGCTGCTGGATTCCAGTGGCCGACTGATCGGCGTCAACACCGCGATCGCCAGCCCCAGCGGCGGTTCCGCCGGCATCGGTTTTGCGATTCCCGTGGACACCGTGGCACGTCTCGTCCCCGAGTTGATCGAGTTCGGCCAGGAAATCCGGTCGGGGATCGGTGTGACGGTGCTCTCGGATCATCGCGCGCGTCGCTACGGACTGGAAGGAATCGTGATCACCGAGGTGCAGGCCGGGCAGCCTGCGGAGAAGGCGGGCATCGAGCCCGTGCGGGTCAACGCCCGAGGGAAGATCGTCGGTGACATCATCGTTGGGGTCGACGGGAAACGGGTCCGGCAATTGTCGGAGCTGATGGACGCGTTCGAGGAGGCGGGGGGGGCCGGGAGTCAGGTCACGTTGACTCTGGACAATGGCGGCCAACGCCGAGAGGTTCGATTACCCCTGATCGAGATCCGTCCCTGA
- a CDS encoding ABC transporter permease: protein MRALNRKLLRDLWNIKGQVFAISMVITVGIAMFIAYFSTFASLQRTQQTFYDRYHFAEVFANMKRAPNHLERKIIEIPGVSRVATRVVAEVTVDVADMDEPVTGRLISIPPDPSTILNGIALLQGRFPEAERADEIVAGEGFALAHDLRPGSTIDAVINGRKRTLEIVGIGLSPEYIYSIRAGDLMPDNARFGIFWMGRRALATAFDMEGGFNDVSLRLTADASEQDVLARLDRLLEPYGGLGAIPRARQTSHWYLNSELIQLRGFGTFVPVIFLGVAAFLLNVVLRRIISVQRVQIAALKALGYANREIGLHYASWSLLITIVGGIGGLFAGNWLGRGMLNMYNTYYRFPFLDYRLTADVVLGAIGFGVVAALIGAVGAVRQAVRLPPAEAMRPEPPATYRATWVERLGLRRFLSQPARIVLRNLQRRPLRSLASVVGIGFSGGMMIIGLFFLDSIDVLMEMQFHTIQRQDLTVNFAEPNSPEALHNMERLPGVMTVEPARNLAVRLRAGSRSRQAGILGIQQRPQLQRVVDDDFQPRELPPDGLVLSAKLAEILGVESGDSIILEVLEGARPVRSVIVVGVVDEYMGAGAYMRIDALRKLMREGRVLSGAYLRVDPLFQRILYERLKSLPAVAGVALKSAALDEFRRQMDEMMGVFIFFNILFASIITIGVVYNVARIALSERQHELASLRVLGFTRGEISAILLGELGVLTVLAIPLGLLIGYGLAGIMVVLFDTELYRFPLVVSPRSYAFAALVVLMSAAASGLLVRRKLDNLDLVEVLKGVE, encoded by the coding sequence ATGCGTGCACTCAATCGCAAACTGCTCCGCGACCTCTGGAACATCAAGGGCCAGGTCTTCGCGATCAGCATGGTGATCACGGTTGGCATCGCGATGTTCATCGCGTACTTCTCGACCTTCGCCTCACTGCAACGCACACAACAGACGTTCTACGATCGCTATCATTTCGCCGAGGTGTTTGCGAACATGAAACGTGCGCCAAACCACCTCGAGCGCAAGATTATCGAGATTCCCGGGGTCTCCCGTGTCGCCACGCGAGTCGTCGCCGAGGTTACCGTCGACGTCGCCGACATGGACGAGCCGGTCACCGGACGGCTGATCTCCATCCCGCCTGACCCGTCGACGATCTTGAACGGGATTGCGCTCTTGCAGGGGCGATTCCCCGAAGCGGAACGCGCGGATGAGATCGTGGCGGGGGAGGGGTTCGCACTGGCCCACGACCTTCGACCGGGGTCGACGATCGATGCGGTGATCAACGGGCGCAAACGCACCCTCGAGATCGTTGGCATCGGCCTGTCTCCCGAGTACATCTACTCGATTCGTGCCGGGGACCTGATGCCGGACAATGCGCGGTTCGGCATCTTCTGGATGGGTCGTCGTGCGCTGGCCACCGCCTTCGACATGGAGGGCGGCTTCAACGACGTCTCGCTGCGGCTTACCGCCGACGCGTCGGAGCAGGATGTGCTCGCACGACTGGACCGCCTGCTCGAGCCCTACGGTGGGCTGGGCGCGATCCCCCGTGCGCGGCAGACATCCCACTGGTACCTGAACAGCGAACTGATTCAGTTGCGGGGCTTCGGCACGTTCGTACCGGTGATCTTCCTTGGTGTGGCGGCGTTCCTGCTCAACGTCGTCTTGCGTCGCATCATCTCTGTCCAGCGTGTGCAGATCGCCGCCCTGAAAGCGCTGGGGTATGCCAACCGCGAGATCGGTTTGCACTACGCCAGCTGGAGTCTGCTGATCACCATCGTCGGCGGCATCGGTGGTTTGTTCGCGGGGAACTGGCTCGGTCGTGGCATGCTGAATATGTACAACACTTACTACCGGTTTCCGTTTCTGGATTATCGATTGACGGCCGATGTCGTTCTGGGTGCGATCGGGTTTGGTGTGGTCGCCGCGCTGATCGGCGCAGTCGGTGCCGTGAGGCAGGCGGTTCGTCTGCCACCGGCGGAGGCCATGCGTCCCGAGCCGCCCGCCACCTACAGAGCCACCTGGGTCGAGCGTCTGGGTCTCCGTCGCTTCCTCTCGCAGCCGGCACGCATTGTCTTGCGGAACCTGCAGCGCCGACCGCTCCGTTCGCTGGCCTCGGTTGTCGGTATCGGCTTCTCGGGCGGAATGATGATCATCGGCCTGTTCTTCCTGGACTCGATCGACGTACTGATGGAGATGCAGTTCCACACGATCCAGCGTCAGGATCTGACCGTCAACTTTGCCGAGCCTAATTCCCCCGAGGCCCTCCACAACATGGAGCGCCTACCGGGCGTCATGACCGTGGAACCCGCACGCAACCTGGCGGTGCGTTTGCGCGCCGGATCCCGCTCGCGGCAGGCGGGGATCCTCGGCATCCAACAGCGGCCACAACTGCAGCGCGTCGTCGACGACGACTTCCAGCCTCGCGAGCTGCCACCGGATGGTCTGGTGCTGTCTGCGAAGTTGGCGGAGATCCTGGGGGTCGAGTCTGGCGACAGCATCATCCTGGAGGTCCTCGAGGGGGCGCGCCCGGTGCGCTCGGTGATCGTCGTCGGTGTCGTTGACGAGTACATGGGCGCCGGGGCCTACATGCGTATCGACGCCCTGCGAAAACTGATGCGTGAAGGGAGGGTGCTGTCGGGTGCCTATCTGCGTGTCGACCCGCTCTTTCAGCGAATTCTCTACGAGCGCCTCAAGTCGCTTCCGGCAGTCGCCGGCGTGGCGTTGAAGTCTGCAGCACTGGACGAGTTTCGTCGACAGATGGACGAGATGATGGGCGTCTTCATCTTCTTCAACATCCTGTTCGCCTCGATCATCACGATTGGCGTGGTCTACAACGTCGCACGCATCGCGCTGTCCGAGCGCCAGCACGAGTTGGCAAGTCTTCGCGTACTCGGGTTCACGCGCGGCGAGATCTCGGCAATCCTGCTCGGTGAATTGGGCGTACTGACCGTCTTGGCCATTCCTCTCGGGCTGCTCATCGGCTATGGGCTCGCGGGGATAATGGTGGTTCTGTTCGACACGGAGTTGTATCGTTTTCCGCTCGTCGTTTCACCGCGGTCCTACGCGTTTGCAGCGTTGGTCGTTTTGATGTCAGCCGCCGCGTCCGGACTGCTGGTGCGACGCAAGTTGGATAATCTGGACCTGGTCGAGGTCCTGAAGGGCGTGGAGTAA
- a CDS encoding LysM peptidoglycan-binding domain-containing protein — translation MQSQRQPRVSPPASKEAPPPVEHAVVPESRGSDEAPPEVPDEQVPLLPAREISQQDGEATPSDLAPDEQVSDAAHDQLAGPDPSTFAPDAEETRNITMGPLLKDKPGYDYPIVRNGKVKFWLEQYGTRQKSGFAKGLERSGRYVDMFRRIFREAGIPEDLVYLAHVESAYKPTAYSRARAKGVYQFIAATGKSYDLRIDYWVDERSDPEKAAYAAAAYLSDLYDEFGDWYLAMAGYNAGEGRVRLAIRKTGSRDFWKLAESRWLRRETKNYVPAIIAATIISKNPNDFGFDLNYESPVVYDSIEVDGAADLRVLARCAGTTPDRMRALNPALRRLQTPPSGVTTVRVPLGSGAMTLAALEEVPVGERVLYERHIVRSGDTLYDISRRYRVSVAAIQQTNRMGRRTLINVGKELLIPTAAAGRYSGDSSVAVASGETIQYRVRRGDTLSGIARRYSTSAAGIAAASGISTRKVLQIGQRLTVTPGVRSAATARRIASGGTTSSGSTPKTYTVRRGDTLWRIARRFSTTVNALCAANGIRADGVLHPGTRLRIGS, via the coding sequence ATGCAGAGCCAACGTCAGCCGCGGGTCTCGCCGCCGGCCTCCAAGGAGGCCCCACCGCCGGTGGAGCATGCCGTCGTTCCCGAGTCCCGGGGTTCGGATGAGGCACCGCCGGAGGTTCCGGACGAGCAGGTACCGCTGCTGCCGGCCCGCGAGATCTCACAACAGGATGGGGAGGCGACCCCCAGCGATCTGGCACCCGACGAGCAGGTCAGCGACGCAGCCCACGACCAGCTGGCGGGCCCCGACCCGTCGACCTTCGCCCCCGACGCGGAGGAGACGCGGAACATCACGATGGGTCCGCTGCTCAAAGACAAGCCGGGCTACGACTATCCGATCGTTCGCAACGGGAAGGTGAAATTCTGGCTCGAGCAATACGGCACGCGGCAGAAGAGCGGATTCGCCAAGGGTCTCGAACGCTCCGGGCGCTATGTCGATATGTTCCGACGGATCTTCCGTGAGGCCGGCATCCCCGAGGATCTGGTCTACCTGGCCCACGTCGAGAGTGCCTACAAACCCACGGCCTACTCCCGTGCCAGGGCCAAGGGTGTCTATCAGTTCATCGCCGCCACCGGAAAGAGTTACGACCTTCGCATCGACTACTGGGTCGACGAGCGATCCGATCCGGAGAAAGCGGCCTACGCGGCGGCGGCCTACCTGAGCGATCTTTATGATGAGTTCGGCGACTGGTACCTGGCGATGGCCGGTTACAACGCCGGAGAGGGCCGGGTCCGACTGGCGATTCGCAAGACCGGCAGTCGCGACTTCTGGAAGTTGGCCGAGAGCCGTTGGCTTCGTCGCGAGACGAAGAACTATGTCCCCGCCATCATCGCCGCGACGATCATTTCCAAGAACCCGAACGATTTCGGTTTCGATCTCAACTACGAGTCCCCGGTGGTCTACGACTCCATCGAAGTCGATGGAGCGGCGGACCTGAGGGTCCTGGCTCGTTGCGCCGGAACGACTCCGGATCGCATGCGTGCGTTGAACCCGGCGTTACGTCGGCTGCAGACCCCACCCAGTGGAGTGACGACGGTCCGCGTTCCGCTTGGCAGCGGCGCGATGACCCTCGCCGCGCTCGAGGAAGTCCCCGTGGGCGAGCGCGTTCTCTATGAGCGTCACATCGTTCGTTCGGGCGATACGCTGTACGACATCTCTCGGCGTTACCGTGTCAGCGTTGCGGCGATCCAGCAGACCAACCGCATGGGACGCCGAACGTTGATTAACGTCGGCAAGGAACTCCTGATCCCGACCGCCGCAGCCGGTCGGTACAGTGGCGACTCGTCCGTCGCGGTCGCGAGTGGAGAAACGATCCAGTACCGCGTTCGTCGCGGCGACACGCTCTCCGGTATCGCTCGTCGTTACAGCACCAGCGCTGCGGGTATCGCGGCCGCCAGCGGTATCTCGACACGCAAGGTCCTGCAGATCGGTCAACGGCTAACGGTGACACCCGGGGTGCGTAGCGCCGCGACGGCTCGTCGTATCGCCTCCGGTGGCACGACGTCCAGCGGAAGCACGCCGAAGACCTACACGGTCCGACGAGGGGACACGCTGTGGCGGATCGCGCGTCGCTTTAGTACGACGGTCAATGCTCTGTGTGCCGCCAACGGGATTCGTGCCGATGGCGTCCTGCATCCCGGAACCCGCCTCCGTATCGGCAGCTAG